A section of the Prochlorococcus sp. MIT 1341 genome encodes:
- a CDS encoding Re/Si-specific NAD(P)(+) transhydrogenase subunit alpha, producing MRILIPSETAAGETRVAATPETTKKFVALECSVLIEKGAGILSGFSDESYEAAGAEILSQEDQTSWASADILLCVQRPNKNSLRKVKNGCIIVGLLSPYGNKELFESLQANQLSALALELLPRISRAQSADALSSQANIAGYKSVLIGASNLDRYLPMLMTAAGTVQPAKVVVLGAGVAGLQAIATAKRLGAVVFVSDIRPAVKEQVESLGAKFIEPPELDQKPSESGGYAKEASEKFLEAQRQKLSDQLSEADLAICTAQVPGKKAPKLISNEMLERMRPGSVVVDLAVAQGGNCSGTIPSQIVERNGVKLIGASDLPCSVPNHASTLYSRNLLSLLGPMIKEGNIDLNTEDELIDASLICLNGEIRCPDSLIKEN from the coding sequence GTGAGAATACTAATCCCTTCAGAAACAGCTGCTGGCGAGACTCGTGTTGCTGCAACTCCTGAAACAACAAAAAAATTTGTAGCCCTCGAGTGCTCTGTACTTATAGAAAAAGGGGCAGGAATATTGTCAGGATTCTCAGATGAATCCTATGAAGCAGCAGGTGCAGAAATCCTAAGTCAGGAAGATCAAACATCTTGGGCAAGCGCTGATATTTTGCTTTGTGTTCAGAGACCCAATAAGAACTCGCTCAGAAAAGTAAAAAATGGTTGCATAATTGTTGGTCTTTTATCGCCTTATGGAAACAAGGAATTATTTGAAAGTCTTCAAGCAAATCAACTTTCTGCTCTCGCACTAGAACTCCTTCCAAGAATAAGCAGAGCTCAATCTGCAGATGCACTTTCATCTCAAGCAAATATTGCGGGCTATAAATCAGTATTAATAGGGGCTTCAAATCTCGACAGATATTTACCAATGTTGATGACTGCCGCAGGTACAGTCCAGCCAGCAAAGGTTGTTGTACTAGGGGCGGGTGTCGCTGGGTTACAAGCTATTGCAACTGCAAAACGTCTTGGTGCAGTGGTTTTCGTTAGTGACATAAGACCTGCTGTAAAAGAACAGGTTGAATCGCTCGGGGCAAAATTTATAGAGCCTCCAGAGCTAGATCAAAAGCCATCCGAAAGTGGTGGATATGCAAAGGAAGCCTCAGAAAAATTCCTTGAAGCACAACGTCAAAAGCTTTCTGACCAATTATCGGAAGCTGACTTGGCAATATGTACAGCTCAGGTTCCGGGAAAAAAAGCACCAAAACTTATAAGCAATGAAATGCTGGAAAGGATGAGGCCTGGCTCCGTTGTGGTTGATCTAGCAGTAGCTCAAGGAGGAAATTGTTCCGGGACTATTCCAAGTCAAATAGTTGAACGAAACGGAGTGAAGCTTATTGGAGCATCAGATCTCCCTTGTAGTGTGCCTAACCATGCAAGTACTCTTTACTCAAGAAACCTTTTATCCCTCTTAGGACCAATGATTAAAGAAGGAAACATTGATTTAAATACCGAAGACGAGCTTATTGATGCATCGCTGATCTGCCTAAATGGAGAGATTCGTTGCCCAGACTCATTAATCAAGGAGAATTAA
- a CDS encoding NAD(P) transhydrogenase subunit alpha, whose translation MSFLSEALWVLLLGSLLGLELIGKVPPTLHTPLMSGANAISGITIIAALTLVIKSGDQLPLQIIGSLALGFALFNVVGGFLVTDRMLAMFSRKTTRKGNRK comes from the coding sequence ATGTCCTTTTTAAGTGAAGCTCTTTGGGTACTACTTCTAGGTAGTCTTCTTGGATTAGAACTCATAGGCAAAGTACCACCCACTCTACATACACCATTAATGAGTGGAGCAAATGCAATTTCTGGAATCACAATCATCGCCGCTCTTACATTAGTAATAAAGTCTGGTGATCAGTTACCACTACAGATCATAGGATCACTAGCCCTGGGTTTTGCCTTATTTAATGTTGTAGGAGGTTTCTTGGTTACAGATAGAATGCTTGCAATGTTCAGCAGAAAAACGACACGAAAGGGGAATAGGAAATGA
- a CDS encoding NAD(P)(+) transhydrogenase (Re/Si-specific) subunit beta, with protein MSINTNIIKYAIDLSAVLLLSLGIKGLSKVRTAREANRLAAIAILLSVIGVFIVSFSNQSITTSALIWIAIGTSLGGIFGVVIAQKVPMTSMPETVALFNGCGGMSSLLVALGVSLFPITDPNIESGNGVIEILSIITSIFVGSITFSGSIVAMAKLQGWLSTPKWTQSNLRHLINIILAVISLVAAIELIRNSNNGLWLLVISSTLLGIGVTLPIGGADMPVVISLLNSYSGVAAAAAGFVVGSQILIVAGAMVGAAGLILTKVMCDGMNRSLISVLFGGALGSGANSGPSSAGEYSNITSCSVEECALTIEAAERVIIVPGYGLAVAQAQHTLREVTRAMESGGIDVTYAIHPVAGRMPGHMNVLLAEADIPYEQLKEMDVINPEFPATDVVIVLGANDVVNPQAKTDKSSPLYGMPVLDVQEARTVFVIKRGMSAGYSGIKNDLFELSNTSMVFGDAKKVLGDLLVELKELGVGRKN; from the coding sequence ATGAGCATTAATACAAATATAATCAAATATGCTATTGATTTATCAGCTGTACTTTTACTGTCCTTAGGCATTAAAGGATTGTCAAAAGTTAGGACCGCAAGAGAAGCGAATAGGCTTGCCGCAATAGCTATTCTCCTCTCGGTTATTGGTGTGTTTATTGTCTCATTCTCTAATCAATCTATTACCACTTCAGCATTAATATGGATAGCAATAGGGACTTCCTTAGGAGGGATTTTTGGAGTTGTAATAGCTCAGAAGGTACCTATGACTTCTATGCCAGAAACCGTTGCCTTATTCAATGGTTGTGGTGGTATGTCCTCACTACTTGTGGCTTTGGGAGTTTCATTATTTCCAATCACAGATCCCAATATAGAGAGTGGCAATGGAGTCATAGAAATACTTTCAATAATTACATCTATTTTTGTAGGGTCAATTACATTTAGTGGTTCAATAGTTGCGATGGCCAAGCTACAAGGTTGGCTATCAACCCCCAAATGGACACAAAGTAATTTACGACATCTAATTAATATTATTCTTGCTGTAATCTCCCTAGTTGCCGCTATTGAGCTGATCAGGAATAGTAATAATGGACTTTGGCTACTTGTAATTAGTTCAACATTATTGGGGATAGGAGTCACCTTGCCAATAGGAGGAGCAGATATGCCTGTAGTTATATCCCTATTAAATAGTTATTCTGGAGTTGCTGCAGCTGCAGCAGGATTCGTAGTAGGTAGTCAAATATTAATAGTAGCTGGTGCAATGGTAGGTGCAGCAGGACTAATACTTACCAAAGTTATGTGCGATGGTATGAATCGCTCATTAATATCAGTACTATTTGGAGGAGCACTAGGCTCAGGAGCAAACTCAGGCCCCTCCTCTGCTGGGGAATACTCCAACATTACAAGCTGTAGCGTTGAAGAGTGTGCATTAACAATAGAAGCCGCAGAAAGAGTAATTATCGTTCCAGGTTATGGACTAGCCGTTGCGCAAGCCCAACACACCTTGCGAGAAGTAACTAGAGCAATGGAGTCTGGTGGGATTGATGTGACTTATGCGATTCATCCAGTTGCCGGTCGCATGCCAGGACATATGAATGTGCTTTTAGCAGAAGCAGATATTCCATATGAGCAACTAAAGGAAATGGATGTTATTAATCCTGAATTCCCTGCAACAGATGTAGTAATTGTTTTAGGGGCAAATGATGTAGTTAATCCACAAGCAAAAACTGACAAAAGCTCTCCACTATATGGAATGCCTGTGCTAGATGTACAAGAGGCAAGAACCGTATTTGTTATTAAAAGAGGTATGAGTGCTGGATATTCAGGTATAAAAAATGATCTATTTGAACTCTCTAATACATCGATGGTTTTTGGGGATGCCAAGAAAGTACTTGGTGATCTTCTTGTGGAATTAAAAGAACTTGGTGTTGGCAGAAAAAATTAA
- a CDS encoding alpha/beta hydrolase produces the protein MAEKINIKNKEEELLFQEEFRQKFPWIGGDLQTLRDTFYKEDLPFENGKKIEIDVPEMPNRKESSGKLLAILDMPSGKKLKALILMIHGLGGSTRRQGLRRMSLTLQKAGFATLRLNLRGAYPGRDLSPGSYAAECNSDIEPVLKVARNLCKEIGNDYLIKEKPLPLFGAGISLGGTILLNACLKIKDNSGIQALDGLACTSSPLDLSICSKSIERPRNKFYQNWLLRRLVQQTLADKTGLSIDEKEALENEFKGKITNKSIKSFDSIITAPRWGYKSVDNYYRAASPLKDLILNNPNIPQTLFLQSEDDPWVPSESAKLLAERNLNINDNNIRVILSKLGGHNGFHGINGCWGDQIVKRWFDYLTY, from the coding sequence TTGGCAGAAAAAATTAATATTAAAAATAAAGAGGAAGAATTACTTTTCCAAGAGGAATTTAGACAAAAATTTCCATGGATAGGTGGTGACTTACAAACACTCAGAGATACTTTCTATAAAGAAGATTTACCTTTTGAAAATGGCAAAAAGATTGAAATAGATGTCCCAGAAATGCCTAACAGGAAGGAAAGTTCAGGCAAGTTACTGGCCATACTTGACATGCCAAGTGGCAAAAAACTAAAGGCCCTTATCTTAATGATTCATGGGCTTGGTGGATCTACAAGGCGTCAGGGATTACGCAGAATGAGTCTCACTCTTCAAAAAGCTGGATTCGCTACATTACGACTAAATCTAAGGGGTGCTTACCCTGGAAGAGATCTTTCACCAGGATCATATGCTGCAGAGTGCAATAGTGATATAGAGCCTGTCTTGAAAGTAGCGAGGAATCTATGTAAAGAGATTGGCAATGATTATCTAATTAAAGAGAAGCCATTGCCTTTATTTGGTGCAGGCATATCACTTGGCGGTACGATACTTCTTAATGCTTGCCTCAAAATAAAGGATAACTCTGGTATTCAAGCTCTTGATGGGTTGGCTTGCACTAGCAGCCCTCTTGATTTAAGTATATGCAGTAAATCAATAGAAAGACCAAGAAATAAGTTTTACCAGAATTGGCTTTTAAGACGTCTTGTTCAACAAACTCTTGCTGACAAGACTGGTCTTAGTATAGATGAAAAAGAAGCATTAGAAAATGAGTTTAAAGGAAAAATTACCAACAAAAGTATCAAATCCTTTGATTCAATAATTACTGCTCCTAGGTGGGGGTACAAGAGTGTAGATAACTATTACCGGGCGGCATCACCTTTAAAAGATCTAATACTTAACAACCCAAATATCCCCCAGACTTTGTTTTTACAATCTGAAGACGACCCATGGGTACCTTCAGAGTCGGCAAAGCTATTAGCTGAAAGAAATTTAAACATAAATGATAATAATATTAGAGTAATTTTAAGCAAGCTTGGCGGTCACAATGGATTTCACGGCATTAATGGTTGCTGGGGTGATCAAATTGTGAAGAGATGGTTCGACTACCTTACATATTAA
- a CDS encoding 1-deoxy-D-xylulose-5-phosphate reductoisomerase, whose translation MKAISVLGSTGSIGTQTLEIVEEFPEQFRVVALSAGRNLSLFTEQIKRHQPEAIALADESLLPEISERLTQVSLEDSSFKIPKIFGGPSGIEVVASWDHSDLVVTGIVGCAGLLPTLAAIKAGKDLALANKETLIAAGPVVLPELKKSGSRLLPADSEHSAIFQCLQGTPWAENARLSTGVPTPGLRRILLTASGGAFRDWSAKDLEKATVSDATSHPNWSMGRKITVDSATLMNKGLEVIEAHYLFGIDYDQIEIVIHPQSIIHSMIELSDTSVLAQLGWPDMKLPILYCLSWPCRFETPWSRLNLAEVGELSFKAPDTKKYPCMELAFTAGRTGGTMPAVLNASNEEAVSQFLQEKIHFLDIPQIIEVVCDLHRQDLVKEPSLADVLNVDKWSRMKVQEIVKKGTTRMKI comes from the coding sequence GTGAAAGCTATAAGCGTTTTAGGGTCGACGGGCTCAATCGGCACCCAGACCCTAGAAATTGTAGAAGAGTTTCCAGAACAGTTTAGGGTTGTAGCTCTAAGCGCAGGTCGAAACCTCTCTCTTTTTACTGAGCAAATCAAACGGCATCAACCTGAAGCGATTGCATTGGCTGATGAAAGCCTTTTGCCAGAGATCAGTGAAAGGTTAACTCAAGTGAGTTTAGAAGACTCAAGCTTTAAAATCCCAAAAATTTTTGGTGGACCTTCTGGTATTGAGGTTGTTGCTTCATGGGATCACTCGGATTTGGTCGTAACTGGAATTGTTGGTTGTGCTGGTCTTCTTCCAACTCTTGCTGCAATAAAAGCAGGAAAAGACCTTGCTTTGGCGAATAAAGAAACTCTTATTGCTGCTGGGCCTGTTGTCTTACCGGAATTAAAGAAGAGTGGGAGTCGTTTGTTGCCTGCTGATTCTGAGCATTCGGCTATTTTTCAATGTCTTCAAGGAACTCCTTGGGCGGAAAATGCTCGACTTTCAACAGGAGTGCCTACTCCAGGGCTGCGACGAATTCTTTTGACAGCCTCAGGAGGCGCATTCCGCGATTGGTCCGCCAAGGATCTCGAGAAGGCAACAGTTTCTGATGCAACCAGTCACCCAAATTGGAGTATGGGAAGAAAAATCACAGTAGATTCTGCAACTCTTATGAATAAAGGTCTAGAGGTGATTGAAGCGCATTATTTGTTTGGAATTGATTATGACCAGATTGAAATTGTTATTCATCCTCAAAGCATTATTCACTCAATGATTGAACTTTCAGATACTTCAGTCTTAGCGCAATTAGGATGGCCTGATATGAAATTGCCCATTCTTTACTGCTTGAGTTGGCCTTGTAGGTTTGAGACCCCTTGGAGCCGGTTAAATCTTGCTGAAGTAGGTGAACTGTCATTTAAGGCTCCTGACACGAAAAAATATCCTTGTATGGAACTAGCCTTTACAGCTGGTAGGACTGGAGGAACAATGCCAGCAGTATTGAATGCATCTAATGAAGAAGCTGTATCACAGTTTCTTCAAGAAAAGATTCACTTTCTAGATATCCCCCAAATTATTGAGGTTGTCTGCGATCTACATAGGCAAGACTTAGTAAAAGAACCCTCTTTAGCTGACGTACTTAATGTTGACAAATGGTCGCGGATGAAAGTACAAGAAATTGTGAAGAAAGGTACTACTAGAATGAAAATTTAA